A stretch of the Theileria equi strain WA chromosome 1, complete sequence genome encodes the following:
- a CDS encoding ATP synthase F1 subunit gamma, putative (encoded by transcript BEWA_032720A), whose amino-acid sequence MATFAKFSSVISGSWNRSAVYGSVNAVQTRSFGSGDIQAVAARIKSVKSIQKITKAMKMVAASKLKADQRRLECGRPFSQPAQDVFNLLPIATTEPTTKNTALIVMASDKGLCGGINSSVAKATRNLIQNADSATLAGYSLYVIGEKARSALERNFGKLFKNVFTEVSKTPFNYAKAALIAETIKSGNHDKIRIVYNHFKSAISYETKVMDVLSLEQYKMMTKRELNVFETEPESGSFYPDFYEFYLTSCIYGCMLDSLASEQSARMSAMDNASSNATDMLSKLTLKYNRARQSKITLELIEIISGANAL is encoded by the exons ATGGCAACTTTCGCCAAGTTCTCGTCCGTTATCAGCGGGAGCTGGAACAGATCCGCGGTCTACGGTTCTGTGAATGCAGTCCAGACCCGTTCATTTGGCAGCGGTGATATACAGGCGGTGGCCGCCAGGATAAAGTCGGTAAAGTCCATCCAAAAG ATCACCAAGGCCATGAAGATGGTTGCAGCATCAAAGTTGAAGGCCGATCAGCGTAGACTCGAGTGCGGAAGACCATTCTCTCAACCAGCACAG GATGTTTTCAACTTGTTACCGATTGCGACCACGGAACCCACAACAAAGAATACGGCCCTCATTGTCATGGCTTCTGACAAGGGACTTTGTGGAGGTATCAATTCATCCGTGGCCAAGGCGACCAGAAATCTAATCCAAAACGCCGATTCAGCCACCCTCGCTGGGTATTCTCTATACGTTATTGGCGAAAAGGCGAGGAGCGCCTTGGAAAGGAACTTTGGCAAACTCTTCAAAAACGTCTTTACTGAAGTCTCAAAGACTCCCTTCAACTATGCCAAGGCGGCACTAATTGCTGAGACCATAAAGAGCGGCAATCATGACAAAATTAGAATCGTATACAACCACTTCAAGTCCGCCATTAGCTATGAAACCAAAGTTATGGATGTCCTCTCGCTGGAACAGTACAAGATG ATGACCAAGAGAGAATTAAACGTATTTGAGACGGAGCCAGAGTCTGGTTCCTTTTATCCAGACTTTTACGAGTTTTATCTTACATCCTGCATTTACGGATGCATGTTGGACTCCCTCGCATCGGAGCAATCGGCAAGAATGTCTGCTATGGACAATGCATCGTCAAACGCTACAGACATGTTGAGTAAGCTTACTCTAAAGTACAATAGGGCAAGGCAGTCCAAGATTACACTTGAGCTCATTGAGATTATTTCTGGAGCCAATGCTCTCTAA
- a CDS encoding 60S ribosomal protein L13e, putative (encoded by transcript BEWA_032700A) translates to MVRHNNVISNVHRVKCKGRFIKPILNQAGKKHARRVARQKKAGEITPSGLLRPLVHMPTRRYNYKVRFGRGFTLQELKAAGIGKKVARTIGIAVDHRRSNKCAESLDLNVNRLKTWLSKLVLFPRKKHAKKGFSGIPDDTPKEKLATLALSKVSIKKVMPVVQDFFAEAPRAITEQEASAEVYHKLRVARKAAKAKKAAAESA, encoded by the coding sequence ATGGTGAGGCACAACAATGTTATATCCAATGTTCACCGTGTAAAGTGCAAGGGTCGCTTTATCAAGCCAATTCTCAACCAGGCTGGCAAGAAGCACGCCAGGAGGGTTGCTCGCCAGAAAAAGGCCGGTGAAATCACTCCCTCTGGTTTATTGAGGCCATTGGTCCATATGCCTACCAGGCGTTACAACTACAAGGTTAGGTTCGGACGTGGCTTTACTCTCCAGGAGCTCAAGGCCGCCGGCATTGGCAAGAAGGTTGCCCGCACTATCGGAATTGCAGTCGACCACAGGAGGTCCAACAAGTGCGCTGAAAGTTTGGATTTAAATGTCAATCGTCTCAAGACCTGGTTGTCCAAGTTGGTCTTGTTCCCAAGGAAGAAGCACGCCAAGAAGGGTTTCTCTGGCATTCCAGATGATACGCCAAAGGAGAAGTTGGCCACACTCGCCCTCTCCAAGGTATCCATCAAGAAGGTCATGCCTGTTGTTCAAGATTTCTTTGCCGAGGCACCAAGGGCAATCACCGAACAGGAAGCCTCAGCCGAGGTCTACCACAAGTTGAGAGTTGCCAGAAAGGCCGCCAAGGCAAAGAAGGCTGCTGCCGAATCCGCATAA
- a CDS encoding 40s ribosomal protein S16, putative (encoded by transcript BEWA_032710A): protein MVELVKSQKVQTFGRKKRAVCVALCTKGSGMIRVNGRPLDSIEPPTLRTKALESLYVIGTKRISKLDIRLRVRGGGFTSQVYAIRQAISKAVVAFYQKYVDETSKKKIVDELVSYDRSLLIADSRRCEPKKFGGPGARARYQKSYR, encoded by the coding sequence ATGGTCGAATTAGTAAAGAGCCAAAAGGTACAAACCTTTGGCCGCAAGAAGCGCGCTGTCTGCGTAGCCCTCTGCACCAAGGGATCTGGAATGATTCGCGTAAATGGCCGTCCATTGGACTCAATCGAGCCTCCCACACTCCGCACAAAGGCACTGGAATCGCTCTACGTCATTGGCACAAAACGCATTTCAAAGTTGGACATTAGACTCCGCGTCCGCGGCGGTGGTTTCACCTCCCAAGTCTACGCCATTCGCCAGGCCATCTCAAAGGCCGTCGTCGCCTTTTACCAAAAGTACGTTGACGAGACCTCCAAGAAGAAGATTGTCGACGAGCTCGTCAGCTACGATCGCTCACTCTTGATTGCCGATTCACGTCGCTGCGAACCCAAAAAGTTTGGCGGTCCAGGTGCCCGTGCTCGCTACCAAAAGTCTTATCGTTGA
- a CDS encoding hypothetical protein (encoded by transcript BEWA_032690A): MDPLEILESRCEKVSRKSQGSGESPKDLGDAKPRVKSVQEFTYSATAPLESPARDEDESLKGNRDRKVGKTAGATHSYSKLKVAKSYEKRHDREKTDEYGRRLRPASHKRDKGGGREADRRSYRREERSRDSRGPYAETKTQDRDKGEPFVSAIDRMALRREELLKKHSQRFIDDVKLVRESQE; this comes from the coding sequence ATGgatcctctggagattttgGAGTCTAGATGTGAGAAGGTCTCCAGGAAGTCGCAAGGTTCCGGAGAATCCCCAAAAGATCTCGGTGACGCCAAGCCCAGAGTCAAGTCCGTCCAGGAATTTACCTATTCTGCTACAGCCCCTCTCGAATCTCCAGCAAGAGACGAGGACGAAAGCTTAAAGGGGAACAGGGACAGAAAAGTTGGCAAAACGGCCGGGGCTACACACTCCTACTCCAAGCTCAAGGTCGCCAAGAGCTACGAAAAGCGACACGACCGTGAGAAAACCGACGAGTATGGCCGAAGACTGAGGCCAGCAAGTCACAAGAGAGATAAAGGAGGCGGCAGGGAGGCAGACCGCAGATCCTACCGTCGCGAGGAACGGAGCAGAGATTCAAGAGGCCCCTACGCAGAAACAAAGACACAAGACAGGGACAAAGGGGAGCCATTTGTCTCCGCAATTGACAGAATGGCCCTTAGAAGGGAAGAGCTCCTCAAGAAGCACTCCCAAAGGTTCATAGACGACGTTAAACTTGTAAGGGAATCGCAAGAGTAG